In the Alkaliphilus oremlandii OhILAs genome, one interval contains:
- a CDS encoding nitrogenase component 1, whose translation MTKFDLNTLSKLDEISKNEDIKALSHAIFPGTHCPLFGVAMIASFVEDLVVVVAGTQECTYYVKDFAYQRQYGKDNFYSVVTNKHDITFGCESKIKDVLLEIDRTIQPKAIMLVSTCVLELIGEDVASLGSAMQDEIHAKILVVPTEHFKCNSHIPGMERSLEQFVTLMEPCAIDQHSINILGHRQHGVEGTELMQLLIEEGIHINAVIPSKTTIEGLKSAPKARFNIVTDFVALPMAKKMEEIFGTPYVYFDKHLSMERIRSAYQQLGDILKIDVLSKLSHKEKELRELMKEAKEVLKGKTFIYGNTPMMAFEVSSFLCDLGMEPILVQVRDLYENDPIYMGEIKSHQYNPYISRIANIAPMQYVYDQCKPNFYIGHENPMNLAKRNIIQVTLDEVTKKLGYEIPIDSIKKILLSYGQHNEMKEKMMKMASRGA comes from the coding sequence ATGACAAAGTTTGATTTAAATACATTATCTAAACTAGATGAAATCAGTAAAAATGAAGATATCAAGGCCTTATCCCATGCCATATTTCCAGGGACCCACTGCCCTTTATTTGGCGTAGCCATGATCGCCTCCTTTGTGGAGGACTTAGTGGTGGTCGTAGCAGGAACCCAAGAATGCACCTATTATGTTAAGGATTTTGCGTATCAAAGACAATACGGGAAGGATAATTTCTATTCTGTAGTGACCAATAAACACGACATTACCTTTGGATGTGAAAGTAAAATTAAGGATGTGCTTCTAGAGATCGATAGAACCATCCAGCCCAAAGCAATTATGCTGGTGTCTACCTGTGTTCTAGAATTAATCGGGGAAGATGTTGCGTCCCTAGGAAGTGCTATGCAGGATGAGATCCATGCCAAGATCCTCGTTGTGCCGACAGAGCATTTTAAGTGCAACAGTCATATTCCAGGAATGGAGCGGTCTTTAGAGCAATTCGTCACGCTAATGGAGCCCTGTGCAATCGACCAGCATAGTATCAATATTTTAGGACATAGACAGCATGGTGTTGAAGGTACAGAGCTAATGCAGCTTTTGATAGAGGAAGGCATCCATATCAACGCTGTAATTCCATCGAAAACCACCATAGAAGGTTTGAAATCCGCACCGAAGGCAAGGTTCAATATCGTTACAGACTTCGTTGCCCTTCCTATGGCAAAAAAAATGGAAGAGATCTTTGGCACGCCCTACGTTTATTTTGACAAGCATCTATCCATGGAAAGAATTAGAAGTGCTTATCAACAGTTGGGGGATATTTTAAAAATTGATGTATTATCCAAGCTGAGCCACAAGGAAAAAGAGCTGAGAGAGCTGATGAAGGAAGCAAAGGAAGTTTTAAAAGGAAAAACCTTTATCTATGGCAATACACCGATGATGGCTTTTGAGGTTTCTAGCTTCCTATGCGATTTAGGCATGGAGCCCATCTTGGTGCAGGTTCGAGATCTATACGAAAATGATCCCATCTATATGGGGGAAATTAAAAGCCACCAATATAATCCTTATATCAGTCGAATCGCCAACATCGCACCGATGCAGTACGTGTACGATCAATGTAAGCCGAATTTCTATATCGGCCATGAAAATCCCATGAATTTAGCAAAAAGAAATATTATCCAAGTGACACTGGATGAGGTAACGAAGAAGCTGGGCTACGAGATTCCAATCGATAGCATCAAGAAAATATTGCTATCCTATGGGCAGCATAATGAGATGAAAGAAAAAATGATGAAAATGGCTTCAAGGGGGGCATAG